The following proteins are co-located in the Deinococcus betulae genome:
- a CDS encoding cysteine desulfurase family protein, which translates to MIYLDYAATHPMTPEALAAYAAAAALPGNPASIHAAGQAARERLEEGRARVAAALGVDPRTLLANSGGTEGDNHVLLGVTRAWQEVHERPGHLITTPTEHSAVLAPARALAAQGWAVTWLTPDASGRYDPAELAGALRPDTALVSIHYANNELGTVQDTSALAALAAQAGVPYHTDAVQAPGVLPVNLPAWGVSYASFSAHKWGGPRGVGFLYVARGADLPPLTLGGGQEGGRRPGTQDTAGVYAAGVALTHAEAAREATFAHLTALRERFVAAVQTIPGLRVNHAPEGSPKVASVTLPGADGEALLMNLDMLGIAASAGSACSAGTMQPSHVLTAIGLSEADARATLRFSFGAATTPAEVDAAAQALTQAAAWSRS; encoded by the coding sequence ATGATTTACCTGGACTACGCCGCCACGCACCCCATGACCCCCGAGGCGCTGGCCGCCTACGCCGCCGCCGCCGCGCTGCCCGGGAACCCTGCCAGCATTCACGCCGCCGGTCAGGCCGCCCGTGAGCGGCTCGAAGAGGGCCGCGCCCGCGTGGCGGCGGCGCTGGGTGTGGACCCCCGAACCCTGCTGGCGAACAGTGGCGGCACCGAAGGCGACAACCACGTGCTACTGGGCGTCACGCGCGCCTGGCAGGAGGTCCACGAACGCCCGGGCCACTTGATCACCACGCCCACCGAGCATTCGGCGGTGCTGGCCCCGGCCCGCGCCCTGGCCGCGCAGGGCTGGGCGGTCACGTGGCTGACCCCCGACGCCTCCGGACGCTACGACCCAGCCGAGCTGGCGGGCGCGCTTCGACCAGATACGGCGCTGGTGTCTATTCACTACGCCAACAACGAACTGGGAACGGTGCAGGACACGTCCGCACTGGCCGCTCTGGCCGCGCAGGCGGGCGTGCCCTACCACACCGACGCGGTGCAGGCGCCGGGGGTGCTGCCGGTGAACCTGCCGGCCTGGGGCGTGAGCTACGCCAGCTTCAGCGCGCACAAATGGGGCGGGCCGCGCGGGGTGGGCTTTCTCTATGTGGCGCGCGGCGCCGACTTGCCGCCCCTGACCCTCGGCGGCGGTCAGGAGGGAGGCCGGCGCCCCGGCACCCAGGACACGGCGGGCGTGTACGCCGCCGGTGTGGCCCTGACCCACGCCGAGGCCGCGCGTGAGGCGACATTTGCCCACCTGACAGCCCTGCGGGAGCGCTTTGTGGCCGCTGTTCAGACCATTCCGGGCCTGCGCGTGAACCACGCCCCAGAGGGCAGCCCCAAGGTGGCCAGCGTGACCCTGCCGGGCGCCGACGGCGAGGCCCTGCTGATGAACCTGGACATGCTGGGCATCGCCGCCAGCGCGGGCAGCGCTTGCAGCGCCGGCACCATGCAGCCCAGCCACGTCCTGACGGCCATTGGCCTGAGTGAGGCCGACGCCCGCGCCACGCTGCGCTTCAGTTTTGGGGCCGCCACCACGCCTGCCGAGGTGGACGCTGCCGCCCAGGCCCTGACCCAGGCAGCAGCCTGGAGCCGGAGCTGA
- a CDS encoding PASTA domain-containing protein: protein MTDQGSGKVIDGKYEVLRELAVQGSVTLSEVRAAEGVTRQVAWFNVASPAERQAFHTYRSALRALAPAGLTDVVARPGAYYAVWQPVAGQPLDTALAQKVKPQELIDGVQALSARLAEQGYALDDAQVVVEGTEPRLAYLTPLPAPRSAEDLAARNARFLTPLRGGRVKKKREPGGWLTFIPGLLLLGGAGYLGAQAAQTYLNPPVREVIAVTGQDALRGARLLAKAGFRVTYNEGQAGGRPIGSVIRQDPPAGTNLPVGRLVTLTVNNPPAIEVPRLEEMNLDQARDALKDRAMTVGKVVKVDGTLTSTPEGRIVAQLPEAGSSAQQGQPVQLMVSTGISGKETWLPNLGGMTYDQAREYARAAGLVVTSVTPQPSDRAAGTVLEQTPAAFVRVKVGSAVKLTVATSRYSAPSRPAGDLPLPPAPLPTVPEQPTEPEPAPVDSGVTDPVVPDPQPVTPDEIPPVPVTESRSVSFAYTFPTDLPEGTYTLAVQDETGERPLDFSYAAADIAGQRATTTATVTGDAVFIIRRDGADFATVTP from the coding sequence ATGACGGACCAGGGCAGCGGCAAAGTAATAGACGGCAAATACGAGGTGCTGCGCGAACTGGCCGTGCAGGGGTCAGTCACGCTGTCCGAGGTGCGCGCCGCCGAGGGCGTCACCCGGCAGGTGGCGTGGTTTAACGTCGCCTCCCCGGCCGAGCGGCAAGCCTTTCACACCTACCGCTCGGCCCTGCGCGCCCTGGCCCCCGCCGGCCTGACCGATGTGGTGGCGCGGCCCGGCGCCTATTACGCGGTGTGGCAGCCGGTGGCCGGGCAGCCGCTGGACACCGCCCTGGCCCAGAAGGTCAAGCCGCAGGAACTGATTGACGGGGTGCAGGCCCTGAGCGCCCGCCTGGCCGAACAGGGGTACGCCCTGGACGACGCCCAGGTGGTCGTGGAGGGCACCGAGCCGCGCCTGGCTTACCTCACCCCCCTGCCAGCCCCCCGCTCCGCCGAGGACCTTGCGGCGCGCAACGCCCGGTTCCTGACCCCACTGCGGGGCGGGCGCGTGAAAAAGAAACGCGAGCCGGGCGGCTGGCTCACCTTTATTCCGGGCCTGCTGCTGCTGGGCGGCGCCGGTTACCTGGGCGCGCAGGCCGCGCAAACCTACCTGAACCCCCCGGTGCGCGAGGTCATCGCCGTGACGGGCCAGGACGCCCTGCGCGGCGCGCGCCTGCTGGCCAAAGCCGGGTTCCGCGTCACCTACAACGAGGGGCAGGCGGGCGGGCGCCCGATTGGGTCGGTCATCCGCCAGGACCCGCCCGCCGGCACCAACCTGCCGGTGGGGCGCCTGGTCACGCTGACGGTCAATAACCCCCCCGCTATCGAGGTGCCGCGCCTGGAAGAAATGAACCTGGATCAGGCGAGAGACGCCCTCAAAGACCGCGCCATGACGGTGGGCAAGGTTGTAAAGGTGGACGGCACCCTGACGAGCACCCCTGAAGGCCGCATCGTGGCGCAGCTGCCTGAAGCCGGGTCCAGCGCCCAGCAGGGCCAGCCGGTGCAGCTGATGGTCAGCACCGGTATCAGCGGCAAGGAAACCTGGCTGCCCAACCTGGGCGGTATGACCTATGACCAAGCCCGCGAATACGCGCGCGCCGCCGGCCTGGTGGTCACGTCGGTGACGCCGCAGCCCAGTGACCGGGCGGCGGGCACGGTGCTGGAACAGACGCCCGCCGCCTTCGTGCGGGTCAAGGTGGGCAGCGCCGTGAAATTGACGGTGGCCACCTCGCGCTACAGCGCCCCCAGCCGCCCGGCGGGCGACCTGCCGCTGCCGCCTGCGCCGCTGCCCACCGTGCCCGAGCAGCCCACCGAACCCGAACCGGCCCCTGTGGACAGCGGCGTGACTGACCCGGTGGTTCCCGACCCCCAGCCCGTCACCCCCGATGAGATTCCACCTGTTCCCGTGACCGAAAGCCGCAGTGTCAGTTTCGCCTACACCTTTCCCACCGACCTGCCGGAAGGCACCTATACCCTGGCCGTGCAGGACGAGACGGGCGAGCGCCCCCTGGACTTCAGTTACGCGGCGGCCGACATCGCCGGGCAGCGCGCCACCACCACGGCGACGGTGACGGGCGACGCCGTGTTCATCATCCGGCGCGACGGGGCGGACTTCGCCACTGTCACGCCCTGA
- a CDS encoding Nif3-like dinuclear metal center hexameric protein, translated as MSPATLSALADWLGAYLAEPQPLKRPGPEAVTRLALALEPGELPTDLQADALFLHRSRGVGEGWPGLGVLGAHDGFDLHLTTGPNRVLAARLGWTAVQLLHWEGQPAGLLATAPQASWEELRAALHAELGGEDEALAPREPVARPLRVALMNRLSPGTVTLAAAQGAQVYLTGQQRPSALAAVQAAGLGLIALGHRRTEWWGLGQLANQLRAAFPGLETSLYGAVR; from the coding sequence ATGAGTCCGGCCACCCTCTCGGCTCTGGCCGATTGGCTGGGCGCCTACCTGGCCGAGCCTCAGCCCCTCAAGCGCCCCGGCCCAGAGGCAGTGACCCGCCTGGCCCTGGCGCTGGAACCGGGAGAACTGCCCACTGACCTTCAGGCGGATGCCCTGTTTCTGCACCGCTCGCGCGGGGTGGGGGAGGGCTGGCCGGGGCTGGGGGTGCTGGGCGCCCACGACGGCTTTGACCTGCACCTGACCACTGGGCCGAACCGCGTGCTGGCGGCGCGACTGGGCTGGACGGCGGTACAGCTGCTGCACTGGGAAGGCCAGCCAGCCGGACTGCTGGCCACGGCGCCTCAGGCCAGCTGGGAGGAGTTGCGGGCCGCCCTTCACGCCGAACTGGGCGGTGAGGATGAGGCCCTGGCGCCCAGGGAGCCCGTGGCAAGGCCGCTGCGCGTAGCGCTGATGAACCGCCTCAGTCCGGGCACCGTGACGCTGGCGGCGGCACAGGGGGCGCAGGTCTACCTGACAGGGCAGCAGCGGCCCTCGGCCCTCGCGGCCGTGCAGGCGGCGGGCCTGGGTCTGATTGCCCTGGGGCACCGCCGCACCGAGTGGTGGGGACTGGGGCAGTTGGCTAACCAGCTGCGCGCCGCGTTTCCGGGGCTAGAAACCAGCCTGTACGGCGCGGTCAGGTGA
- a CDS encoding sugar ABC transporter substrate-binding protein, with the protein MRRFLFTTILLLAGAGQAVPLTVWTSYVAGDRHWLETEAQAFTARTGHRVQVRQIPFDELGPRWQAAGRAGPDVVVGVPDEWLGAVIGLAAPLTPQGTPDAAGQQAFTSEGQLLGLPLMAEALALVYNAELVPRPPATWAELRQVMSEQVRAGRLGLASDLQDPYTQAGVFEAYSAPVFGLKAGRLGPADLGLATAGAVQAGTFLRELGQVEGLAGTLDDAAAQKAFTSRRLALWLTGPWNFGDLQRTGLDVRSVPLPAPPGAPEAWQPFVGRQAAMVAASSAHRAEATALARALTTDEAQLTLFQAGGRLPSSPAARAAAIENNQALSGFGEGIRRGAPVPKISAMTAVWRPWAEALRQLQAQPDQPVRAILDQAVQRIRAALQP; encoded by the coding sequence ATGCGGCGCTTTCTCTTCACCACCATTCTGCTCTTGGCCGGTGCTGGGCAAGCGGTTCCCCTCACCGTCTGGACGTCCTACGTGGCGGGTGACCGTCACTGGCTGGAGACAGAGGCCCAGGCGTTTACGGCGCGCACGGGTCACCGCGTTCAGGTGCGCCAGATTCCCTTTGATGAACTGGGGCCCCGTTGGCAGGCGGCAGGCCGTGCGGGGCCGGATGTGGTGGTGGGGGTCCCTGACGAGTGGCTGGGGGCCGTCATCGGGCTTGCCGCGCCCCTGACCCCGCAGGGGACGCCGGACGCGGCGGGTCAGCAGGCCTTTACCTCTGAGGGCCAACTGTTGGGCCTGCCCCTCATGGCCGAGGCCCTCGCACTGGTCTACAACGCGGAGCTGGTGCCCAGACCACCGGCAACCTGGGCCGAATTGCGCCAGGTCATGAGCGAACAGGTCCGGGCGGGCCGCTTGGGGCTGGCCTCTGATCTGCAAGACCCTTATACGCAGGCCGGCGTCTTTGAAGCGTACAGTGCGCCAGTGTTCGGCCTGAAGGCGGGCCGCCTTGGTCCAGCCGACTTGGGCCTGGCCACCGCAGGGGCGGTGCAGGCCGGCACCTTTTTGCGGGAATTGGGGCAGGTAGAGGGCCTGGCGGGCACCCTCGATGATGCGGCGGCGCAGAAAGCGTTCACGAGTCGGCGCCTGGCCCTGTGGCTGACGGGGCCCTGGAATTTCGGTGACCTGCAGCGGACTGGACTGGACGTGCGTTCCGTGCCGTTGCCAGCGCCGCCCGGCGCCCCCGAGGCGTGGCAGCCGTTCGTGGGCCGGCAGGCGGCGATGGTCGCGGCCAGCAGTGCCCACCGCGCCGAGGCGACCGCACTGGCCCGCGCCTTAACGACGGATGAGGCGCAGTTGACGCTGTTTCAAGCGGGTGGCCGCCTCCCGTCCAGCCCGGCGGCGCGGGCCGCGGCGATCGAGAACAATCAGGCGCTCAGCGGGTTTGGGGAAGGCATCCGCCGGGGCGCGCCAGTGCCCAAGATCTCGGCCATGACTGCGGTGTGGCGGCCGTGGGCCGAGGCGCTGCGCCAGCTTCAGGCCCAGCCGGATCAACCCGTGCGCGCCATTCTGGATCAGGCGGTTCAGAGGATCAGGGCCGCGCTTCAGCCGTGA
- a CDS encoding immunity 49 family protein, protein MSHVLAEEYVFETLEEDIAWYRQSVRDSLARAEEPQHNLTWLATKAYDLTTLLVLAGRAPDPECGNMAWLAGNAEAFALYLSLFPKGEKELEVLLPNPPHSLLSIGRTTTGPANASPGHWFKAFYLTLLWDEPVVMTETLMRPYAPVFAASSTRAPAYRTLQVEAAQALYTRAPDVLEKLIAALDAMQAPGLDPEDQAFATEIAMCEAGMMTRLAQGDEAGFNGEVRLALERHVKYYQRDEDLRNKSVAWICLPALGLCALARRRGLKVTVQSPLLPLELLG, encoded by the coding sequence ATGAGTCACGTGCTGGCGGAAGAGTACGTCTTTGAAACGTTGGAAGAGGACATTGCCTGGTACCGTCAGTCTGTGCGCGATTCCCTGGCCCGCGCCGAGGAGCCGCAGCACAACCTGACCTGGCTGGCCACCAAAGCCTATGACCTGACCACCCTGCTGGTGCTGGCTGGCCGTGCGCCGGACCCTGAATGCGGCAACATGGCGTGGCTGGCGGGCAACGCCGAAGCCTTTGCCCTGTACCTCTCTCTCTTCCCCAAGGGCGAGAAGGAGTTGGAAGTCCTGCTGCCCAACCCGCCGCATAGCCTCCTGAGTATCGGGCGCACCACGACGGGGCCCGCCAATGCTTCTCCTGGCCACTGGTTCAAGGCCTTCTATCTCACCCTGCTCTGGGATGAGCCGGTCGTGATGACAGAAACGCTGATGCGGCCCTACGCCCCGGTGTTTGCGGCTTCTTCGACGCGGGCGCCCGCCTACCGCACCTTGCAGGTTGAGGCGGCGCAGGCCCTCTACACCCGCGCGCCGGATGTGCTGGAGAAACTGATCGCCGCCCTGGACGCCATGCAGGCGCCGGGGCTCGACCCTGAAGACCAGGCGTTTGCCACCGAGATCGCCATGTGTGAGGCGGGCATGATGACCCGCCTGGCCCAGGGCGACGAGGCCGGCTTTAACGGCGAAGTGCGCCTGGCCCTGGAGCGCCATGTCAAGTACTATCAGCGCGACGAGGACCTGAGAAACAAGTCAGTGGCCTGGATCTGTCTACCTGCTCTGGGACTGTGCGCGCTGGCCCGGCGCCGGGGGCTGAAGGTCACGGTACAGTCCCCCCTCTTGCCGCTGGAACTGCTGGGTTAG
- a CDS encoding AAA family ATPase, whose product MAATLMLLVGLPGAGKTTLARQLETGRAALRLTPDEWMAPLFGAGEAGEQRWLLESDLLWNVAARVLTLGMSVVLDYGCWARQERDLFRARAAALDVAFELHVLEVPLETLWARLDARNAALPPHTFPVTRAELETWAGWYEGPDHAELAPTTQPPYRAVVHRWPA is encoded by the coding sequence ATGGCCGCCACCCTGATGCTGCTCGTGGGCTTGCCCGGCGCCGGAAAGACCACGCTGGCGCGGCAGCTGGAGACTGGGCGCGCGGCCCTGCGCCTGACTCCCGACGAGTGGATGGCGCCGCTGTTCGGCGCGGGTGAGGCTGGGGAACAGCGCTGGCTGCTGGAAAGCGACCTGCTGTGGAACGTGGCGGCGCGGGTGCTGACCCTGGGGATGAGTGTCGTGCTGGACTACGGCTGCTGGGCCCGCCAGGAACGCGACCTGTTCCGGGCGCGGGCGGCGGCGCTGGACGTGGCGTTCGAGCTGCATGTGCTGGAGGTGCCGCTGGAGACCCTGTGGGCGCGGCTGGACGCGCGCAACGCGGCCCTACCGCCCCACACTTTCCCTGTCACCCGCGCCGAACTGGAGACCTGGGCTGGGTGGTATGAGGGGCCCGACCACGCTGAGCTGGCCCCCACCACCCAGCCGCCCTACCGGGCCGTCGTTCACCGGTGGCCGGCATGA